Proteins from a single region of Hordeum vulgare subsp. vulgare chromosome 6H, MorexV3_pseudomolecules_assembly, whole genome shotgun sequence:
- the LOC123401277 gene encoding kinetochore protein NUF2 homolog, translating to MTVDNLMASRFVFPILSPVEIVEQLSQYGIAPDANLRPENIASPQPDLLPGVLARFFDSFVDAPGDGEDGLLRFSDLEVLDNPENHAEAIQMLHLYIKSQAFLDSIQLEDFTLSDFIRPTPRRIVEVLSALINFLLYREEKLTLLQPIVSETPDYHERTLELKARMAQLQKEITDHELAEQMEEPMAQQLEAAINVLQQEVQVYNKQQLALRAKAAAISDKKEEIHGKITQADFELTKHAQENSRLMSKLVKSPEKVKRALEEKKSARAMLKESEKIALQNDQEKSAALEIRNKAHEKLTKQHSKIQDVHELLVAAKTVEKEVKARKAKLNDESVSVMSFDAQIVDWQGKVHEMEGRLKRKVEERNQIIADENQKLGALSSEIEGKQQRLEPRETEVEAMTAKAMNLRMEAASVKTASMAEQQKIHAEFNNIVKAFVTYMDSINPLLEQVEEVDRQSAGEGASAPDPSATATTQITPSASAMSKKSRARKRK from the exons ATGACTGTCGACAACCTGATGGCGTCCCGCTTCGTGTTCCCAATATTGTCgccggtggagatcgtggagcaGCTGTCCCAGTACGGGATCGCCCCCGACGCGAACCTCCGCCCCGAGAACATCGCCAGTCCGCAGCCCGACCTGCTTCCTGGCGTCCTCGCCCGCTTCTTTGACTCCTTCGTCGATGCCCCCGG GGACGGTGAGGATGGGCTACTAAGGTTCAGCGACCTGGAGGTGCTGGACAACCCAGAGAACCATGCGGAGGCCATCCAGATGCTGCACCTCTACATCAAGTCGCAGGCCTTCCTCGACTCCATACAATTAGAGGACTTCACGCTCTCCGACTTCATCCGCCCCACCCCGCGCCGCATCGTCGAGGTCCTCAGCGccctcatcaacttcctcctctacagggaggagaagctcacccTCTTGCAGCCCATCGTCAGCGAGACCCCCGACTACCACGAGCGCACTCTGGAGCTCAAGGCCAGGATGGCCCAG CTTCAGAAGGAGATTACGGATCATGAGCTCGCAGAGCAGATGGAGGAGCCCATGGCCCAGCAGCTGGAAGCAGCCATCAATGTTCTGCAGCAGGAAGTTCAGGTTTACAACAAGCAGCAACTGGCCCTGCGAGCAAAAGCCGCAGCCATCAGTGACAAGAAAGAGGAGATCCACGGGAAG ATAACCCAGGCTGATTTTGAGTTGACTAAACATGCCCAAGAAAACTCCAGATTGATGTCCAAATTAGTAAAGTCCCCAGAAAAAGTAAAG AGGGCCTTGGAAGAGAAGAAATCAGCCCGCGCTATGTTGAAGGAGTCTGAGAAAATAGCGCTGCAAAATGATCAAGAGAAATCTGCCGCTTTGGAGATACGCAATAAG GCTCATGAAAAACTGACGAAGCAACACTCTAAAATCCAGGATGTACATGAACTG CTTGTTGCTGCTAAAACAGTTGAAAAGGAAGTTAAAGCTCGCAAAGCTAAGCTTAATGATGAAAGTGTATCAGTTATGTCATTTGACGCACAGATTGTTGATTGGCAAGGAAAAG TACATGAAATGGAGGGGCGTCTCAAGCGGAAAGTGGAAGAAAGGAATCAAATAATAGCAGATGAAAATCAGAAGCTGGGCGCTTTGAGCTCCGAGATTGAGGGTAAACAGCAGCGCCTTGAACCTAGAGAAACGGAAGTAGAGGCAATGACCGCTAAG GCTATGAATTTGCGTATGGAAGCTGCTTCAGTAAAGACTGCTTCCATGGCAGAACAGCAGAAAATTCACGCAGAATTCAACAACATTGTGAAGGCG TTCGTCACCTACATGGATAGCATCAACCCTTTACTCGAGCAAGTTGAGGAGGTTGACAG GCAATCGGCAGGGGAAGGCGCCTCTGCCCCCGATCCATCTGCCACTGCCACAACACAAATCACACCCAGTGCCAGTGCAATGAGCAAGAAGTCGAGGGCTAGGAAAAGGAAATGA